A window of the Arachis duranensis cultivar V14167 chromosome 5, aradu.V14167.gnm2.J7QH, whole genome shotgun sequence genome harbors these coding sequences:
- the LOC107490541 gene encoding annexin D5-like: protein MATLVVPPIPPCPRDDAMHLHHALKGLKCDTDAVVNLLAHRDATQRANIVQEFRAIYSEELSECLEKELHGKLESAILLWMHDPVVRDAVIIRQCLAVDSSFHGATEIICSRTHSQMQSIKEVYLSKFGASVDHDVEAHTSADHKKILLAYLNNPRDESDEVDMEQAGKDAKALYKAGEKRLGTDEDTFIKIFSERSAPHLVAVNSYYNHVHGHSLKKAVKNETSGHFRHALLTIVQCAENPAKYFAKVLYKSMKGLGTDDVTLTRVIVTRTEIDMHYIKIEYFKKYHKTLNDAVHSDTLGHYRDFLLQLLGPNV from the exons ATGGCTACCTTGGTTGTACCCCCAATTCCTCCTTGCCCAAGAGATGATGCTATGCATCTTCACCATGCTTTAAAAG GACTTAAGTGTGATACCGATGCTGTTGTGAATCTCCTTGCTCATAGAGATGCCACACAACGAGCCAATATAGTACAAGAATTCAGAGCTATATATTCCGAGGAACTTTCTGAATGCCTAGAGAAGGAGCTTCATGGAAAGTTAGag AGTGCAATTCTTCTGTGGATGCATGATCCTGTAGTGCGCGACGCAGTAATCATTAGGCAGTGTCTAGCTGTGGACTCAAGCTTCCACGGTGCCACCGAAATAATATGTTCACGCACTCATTCGCAGATGCAATCCATAAAAGAAGTCTATCTTTCCAAGTTTGGTGCTTCTGTTGACCATGATGTTGAAGCACACACCTCCGCCGACCATAAAAAG ATCTTGCTTGCATATTTGAACAACCCTCGTGATGAAAGCGATGAGGTTGACATGGAACAAGCTGGGAAAGATGCAAAGGCTTTGTATAAAGCAGGGGAAAAGAGACTTGGAACAGATGAGGAcacttttatcaaaattttcagCGAACGGAGTGCACCACATTTGGTTGCTGTCAACTCTTACTACAACCATGTGCATGGTCACTCACTCAAGAAG GCGGTAAAGAATGAAACATCAGGGCATTTCCGTCATGCGCTTTTAACAATAGTCCAATGCGCCGAAAATCCTGCAAAATATTTTGCAAAG GTGTTGTATAAGTCAATGAAAGGGTTGGGAACTGATGATGTTACACTTACAAGGGTAATTGTAACGAGGACTGAGATCGACATGCACTATATCAAAATCGAATATTTTAAGAAATACCACAAGACATTGAACGATGCAGTTCACTCAGATACACTTGGCCACTATAGGGATTTTCTTCTTCAGCTTTTGGGTCCCAATGTATAG